One part of the Terriglobales bacterium genome encodes these proteins:
- a CDS encoding trehalose-6-phosphate synthase, translated as MNSRLIVVSNRLPVSITEQDGSVCVERSSGGLVTALQPVMNKSGGAWIGWPGSEVSAEVLHALNRNGDGNYRLIPVSLSREEVAEYYSGCSNATLWPLFHGFPSRCRFEPSFWETYQQVNEHFADAVRAIATPRDLVWVHDYHLMTVASALRDSECRLKLGYFHHIPFPEPETFGKLPWRKEILQSLLHFNVVGFQTIHDRRNFLASVKRYLPKGVVLRRIGSSFLVSAAGTHTVVGAFPISVDFDQFDECSPEDMNQVRDLRRQLPAQKIFLGVDRLDYTKGIIERLSAFEVMLKQQPEFRGLVHFIQVVVPSREEVKSYSDLREKIERCVSRIDGEFGKVGWVPITYLHRQLSPAELRSFYRAADVAVVTPLRDGMNLVAKEFCASRDDERGVLILSEFAGAADELSLGALLTNPYDVVQTAEVMKLALKMPEGECMRRMRSMREQVKTHDVWRWSSAFRKTCADSAPLHLFEPALRDLAIRSELQLSAD; from the coding sequence ATGAATTCACGTTTGATTGTCGTTTCCAATCGGCTTCCTGTCTCGATAACAGAGCAAGATGGAAGCGTTTGTGTGGAACGCAGCTCCGGCGGTTTGGTTACCGCACTCCAGCCGGTTATGAACAAATCCGGCGGAGCGTGGATTGGCTGGCCCGGATCGGAGGTGAGCGCCGAGGTTCTGCACGCTCTTAATCGTAACGGCGATGGGAACTATCGACTCATTCCCGTTTCTCTTTCTCGGGAAGAAGTGGCCGAGTACTACAGCGGGTGTTCGAATGCTACTCTGTGGCCGCTATTTCATGGCTTTCCGTCACGCTGTCGCTTTGAGCCCAGTTTTTGGGAAACTTATCAGCAGGTGAACGAGCATTTCGCTGATGCCGTTCGTGCCATAGCCACCCCACGCGATCTCGTCTGGGTGCACGACTATCACCTCATGACGGTCGCCTCAGCCCTGCGGGACAGTGAATGCCGACTGAAGCTCGGATACTTCCATCACATCCCGTTTCCCGAACCTGAGACCTTTGGGAAATTGCCGTGGCGGAAGGAAATCTTGCAGAGCTTATTGCACTTCAACGTAGTTGGATTTCAAACCATCCACGACAGGCGAAACTTCCTAGCTTCGGTAAAGCGCTATCTCCCAAAGGGAGTCGTTCTTCGGCGGATCGGTTCTTCGTTTCTGGTTTCTGCCGCCGGTACCCACACTGTGGTCGGCGCGTTCCCGATCAGTGTCGACTTCGATCAATTTGACGAATGCTCCCCGGAGGACATGAATCAAGTGAGGGACCTTCGAAGACAGTTGCCCGCACAAAAGATCTTCCTCGGGGTTGACCGATTGGACTACACAAAAGGGATCATTGAGCGCCTTTCTGCTTTCGAAGTGATGCTGAAGCAGCAACCTGAATTCAGGGGTCTAGTGCATTTTATCCAAGTCGTCGTTCCGAGTCGCGAAGAGGTTAAGTCGTATTCCGACTTGCGGGAAAAGATTGAGCGATGTGTAAGCCGGATCGACGGTGAATTCGGCAAAGTAGGTTGGGTTCCCATCACCTATCTTCATCGCCAGTTGTCACCTGCCGAGTTACGCAGTTTCTACCGGGCTGCAGACGTCGCGGTTGTGACACCTCTTCGCGACGGCATGAATCTGGTGGCCAAGGAGTTCTGCGCGTCGAGGGATGACGAACGCGGTGTACTTATTCTCAGTGAGTTCGCTGGAGCAGCCGATGAGTTGTCCCTCGGAGCACTACTCACCAATCCTTATGATGTCGTGCAAACGGCAGAGGTGATGAAGCTTGCTCTGAAAATGCCTGAAGGCGAATGCATGCGCCGGATGCGTTCGATGCGCGAACAAGTGAAAACTCATGACGTGTGGCGCTGGTCCTCAGCATTCCGTAAAACGTGTGCGGACTCCGCACCGCTTCACCTGTTTGAACCAGCGCTAAGGGACCTCGCCATTCGGTCGGAACTTCAGTTGAGTGCTGACTGA
- the otsB gene encoding trehalose-phosphatase, whose product MSTVPAHPNRAHAVLGVYASRRDRALLLDYDGTIAPFVNDRSRAHPYPQVPALLDEIMERCGTRVVIVSGRPVKDITLLLQTRLRPEIWGCYGLERLLPAGQYSCVRLSPECDSILSETALRLEGAGLAAYLEQKRGCVAVHWRGLLPNRQEEIRALAYRTFSMFTGRNGFFVSEFDGGVELRHRAGTKRHAVETILSELGSDVAVAYMGDDATDEEAFRLLNDRGLTILVRPTYRFTAAQLWLQPPQELRAFLSEWIAAGSEEQR is encoded by the coding sequence ATGAGCACTGTCCCTGCACATCCCAATCGTGCACACGCTGTCCTCGGCGTGTACGCGAGCAGGCGCGACCGGGCCCTGCTCCTGGATTACGACGGTACCATCGCTCCATTCGTAAACGATCGATCTCGCGCGCATCCCTATCCTCAGGTCCCCGCATTGCTCGACGAGATCATGGAACGGTGCGGAACACGGGTAGTCATAGTTTCCGGCAGACCGGTGAAGGACATAACTCTCCTCCTTCAGACAAGGTTGCGGCCGGAAATTTGGGGCTGCTACGGCTTGGAACGCCTGCTCCCTGCTGGACAGTATTCGTGCGTGCGTCTCAGTCCAGAGTGCGATTCAATTCTGTCGGAAACTGCTTTGCGACTCGAGGGCGCGGGATTGGCCGCCTACTTGGAGCAGAAGCGCGGATGTGTCGCCGTTCACTGGCGAGGCCTGCTTCCGAATCGCCAGGAGGAGATCAGGGCGCTGGCTTACCGGACATTCAGCATGTTCACGGGACGGAACGGATTCTTTGTCAGCGAATTCGACGGAGGCGTTGAGCTCCGTCACCGTGCCGGCACGAAGAGACATGCAGTCGAGACAATTCTTTCGGAATTGGGCTCCGATGTCGCGGTCGCATACATGGGCGACGATGCCACAGATGAAGAAGCCTTTCGACTGCTCAACGATCGTGGACTCACGATCTTGGTCCGACCCACATATCGCTTTACGGCAGCACAACTTTGGCTGCAGCCGCCGCAGGAACTGCGGGCGTTTCTGTCGGAGTGGATCGCCGCCGGCAGTGAGGAACAACGATGA
- a CDS encoding response regulator transcription factor, protein MLIADDHGIVRKGLRLQLEQHKDFEVIGEASDGREAVRQAEELAPDVVVMDIGMPNLNGIQATAQIVKKNPKIGVIILSMHSDESYVTRSLSAGAKGYLLKDSADIDLYRAVQVVAQGKSFFSPAIANTLLEDYMRQLQQRGLEDSYDLLTEREKEVFQMLAEGKSNKDIAQDLNLSPYTIETHRTRIMQKLNLHSATDIILYAVRKKIIT, encoded by the coding sequence GTGTTGATCGCTGATGATCATGGGATTGTCCGGAAGGGACTGCGTTTGCAGCTGGAGCAACACAAAGATTTCGAAGTCATCGGAGAAGCAAGCGACGGACGAGAGGCAGTGAGGCAGGCCGAAGAACTCGCACCTGATGTAGTCGTGATGGACATCGGCATGCCAAATCTCAACGGGATTCAGGCAACGGCCCAAATCGTAAAGAAGAACCCTAAGATAGGGGTCATTATCCTGAGCATGCATTCCGATGAAAGCTACGTAACCCGTAGCCTTTCGGCGGGAGCTAAAGGATATCTTTTAAAGGATTCAGCTGATATTGATCTCTACCGTGCGGTTCAGGTGGTAGCTCAAGGGAAATCTTTTTTCAGTCCCGCGATCGCAAATACCTTGCTGGAAGACTATATGCGACAGCTGCAACAGCGCGGCCTTGAAGACAGCTATGACCTGCTGACAGAGCGCGAGAAGGAGGTTTTCCAGATGCTCGCGGAAGGAAAATCAAACAAAGACATTGCGCAGGATTTGAATCTCAGTCCGTATACGATCGAGACACACCGCACGCGCATCATGCAGAAGCTCAATCTGCACAGCGCAACCGACATAATCCTCTATGCGGTACGGAAGAAGATCATTACCTAA
- a CDS encoding ATP-binding protein: protein MRSRSSVILAISFGILVTLIAILGIGAVRKAKSIYEEMQRTQESYMRTEAFRRDIASDMYLADILVRDYLLDPSPQNVKQHREQLLKIRESLQNRMDSLASHMGSEYTPRLQQIQDEVQAYWESLDPTFDWTPQDKAEKSWGFLRHKVLPRRETVVSLAREIARANQKSLEAEQARIKQGQQTLRSFLIRMMTFSLVLGALVATVTVYRVAVLEGQHESQRAKIEEAEADQRRLARKLVQAQETERKSLSRELHDEVGQTLTALGMELANIEAMRTAEESSFRDRIDEAKRLNAEAMRSVRGLAMGLRPSMLDDLGLEPALEWQGREFSRHTGVPATVRVKGGFDDLDDQVRTCIYRVVQEALTNCARHAHASHVEISVTKESEKVLVEIKDNGKGFDVRMKTRTGLGLIGMKERVESLGGELSILSSTGTGTAVSLHIPVSTGVAA from the coding sequence ATGCGCTCTCGGTCTTCGGTTATTCTGGCAATTAGCTTTGGCATACTCGTAACGCTCATCGCTATCCTCGGCATTGGCGCCGTGCGGAAAGCCAAGTCTATTTACGAGGAGATGCAGCGGACACAGGAGTCGTACATGCGCACGGAAGCATTTCGCCGCGACATTGCTTCTGACATGTATCTCGCCGATATCTTGGTTCGCGACTACTTGCTGGATCCATCACCTCAGAACGTAAAACAACACCGTGAACAGCTGCTGAAGATTCGAGAGTCACTCCAAAACCGTATGGACAGTTTGGCATCGCATATGGGCAGCGAGTACACACCACGATTACAGCAGATCCAGGACGAAGTGCAGGCGTATTGGGAATCCCTGGATCCTACATTTGATTGGACCCCGCAGGACAAAGCGGAAAAAAGCTGGGGATTCCTGCGGCATAAGGTGCTGCCGCGGCGTGAAACAGTCGTGTCGCTGGCCCGTGAGATTGCCCGCGCGAACCAGAAATCACTAGAGGCTGAACAGGCCAGAATCAAGCAGGGACAGCAAACATTGCGCTCCTTTCTGATTCGCATGATGACGTTTTCTCTTGTCCTTGGTGCGCTAGTGGCGACGGTCACCGTCTACCGGGTTGCGGTCCTCGAAGGCCAGCACGAATCGCAGCGTGCGAAAATCGAAGAAGCTGAGGCCGATCAGAGACGGCTTGCGCGGAAACTGGTTCAGGCACAGGAAACGGAGCGGAAATCCCTATCCCGAGAACTCCACGATGAAGTTGGGCAAACCCTCACAGCGCTGGGAATGGAACTGGCCAATATCGAGGCAATGAGAACGGCGGAAGAATCCTCATTTCGCGACCGGATCGATGAGGCAAAAAGGTTAAATGCTGAAGCGATGCGTTCGGTTCGAGGACTAGCGATGGGCCTGCGACCTTCCATGCTCGACGATCTGGGGCTTGAACCTGCCCTCGAATGGCAAGGACGTGAGTTTTCCCGACACACCGGCGTGCCCGCAACCGTACGAGTGAAAGGTGGTTTCGACGATCTCGATGATCAAGTACGGACCTGCATCTACCGGGTCGTGCAGGAGGCGCTGACTAACTGCGCGCGCCACGCCCACGCTTCTCACGTGGAGATAAGCGTTACGAAAGAATCGGAGAAAGTCCTCGTGGAGATCAAGGATAATGGGAAAGGGTTCGATGTTCGAATGAAGACAAGAACTGGTCTAGGCTTGATCGGAATGAAAGAACGCGTTGAATCTCTCGGTGGCGAGCTTTCAATTCTATCTTCGACTGGGACCGGAACAGCCGTCTCACTACACATCCCGGTAAGCACTGGAGTCGCAGCATGA
- a CDS encoding DUF202 domain-containing protein encodes MANNSDHLANERTFLACIRTTISLTVFGFVVAKFGVTLRQFLGLNEKLIQQSGISFEIG; translated from the coding sequence ATGGCAAACAATTCTGATCATCTCGCAAACGAACGCACGTTTCTTGCTTGCATCCGAACGACAATTAGCCTGACTGTGTTCGGCTTCGTGGTTGCCAAGTTCGGCGTCACGCTACGACAGTTTCTCGGGCTGAATGAAAAGCTCATTCAGCAAAGCGGCATATCCTTCGAGATCGGATGA
- a CDS encoding PIG-L family deacetylase yields MAAPITKQKAAIPSLQSIDALRGRTLVLVAHPDDELACAALLQRVQHPLVVIATDGAPQDAYFWSSYGTRHNYVAVRRQEAIESLKGVSPLTFLNDRTNTHHFSDQALHKNLIHAVWLLLETVGEFAPDAILTSAFEGGHPDHDSCSFLAALVGGTLCVPVWEMPLYHRDAKGQLVCQEFLQAVGNEAEISATDRELIGRERMLAVYRSQADLREFIRGPNELYRPQLAYNYSCPPHSGLLNYEVWRWPVSGAEVSLSMTNCHAYLQAACKYLHQTLTRPPRSGACVS; encoded by the coding sequence ATGGCTGCTCCCATAACTAAGCAGAAAGCTGCGATACCATCGCTTCAGTCTATCGATGCGCTCCGAGGAAGAACTCTGGTACTGGTGGCTCACCCGGACGATGAGCTCGCCTGTGCCGCATTGTTGCAGCGAGTTCAGCATCCGCTGGTTGTGATCGCAACCGACGGAGCGCCACAGGACGCGTACTTTTGGTCGTCATATGGAACAAGGCACAATTACGTAGCGGTTAGGCGGCAGGAAGCAATCGAATCGCTTAAGGGCGTATCGCCTTTAACGTTCTTGAATGACCGCACCAACACCCACCACTTTTCAGACCAGGCGCTTCACAAGAATCTAATTCATGCCGTCTGGCTGCTGCTTGAAACCGTTGGCGAGTTCGCTCCCGATGCCATCCTCACTTCTGCTTTCGAAGGGGGGCACCCGGACCACGATTCGTGCAGTTTCCTTGCTGCTCTGGTGGGAGGCACTCTCTGTGTACCGGTGTGGGAGATGCCTTTATACCACCGTGATGCCAAAGGGCAACTTGTGTGCCAGGAATTTCTGCAAGCCGTCGGCAATGAGGCTGAGATCTCGGCAACCGACAGGGAACTGATCGGACGAGAGAGAATGCTCGCGGTATACAGATCGCAAGCCGATCTCAGAGAATTTATTAGGGGGCCGAATGAGCTCTACCGGCCACAACTGGCTTACAACTATTCGTGTCCGCCCCATTCCGGTTTGCTTAATTATGAAGTGTGGCGTTGGCCGGTTAGCGGGGCTGAGGTCTCTCTCTCCATGACGAATTGTCACGCATACCTACAAGCGGCGTGCAAGTACTTGCACCAGACGCTCACAAGACCACCGAGGAGCGGCGCATGTGTTTCCTAG
- a CDS encoding Na+/H+ antiporter NhaA, with protein MLIVAATAALVWANSSAADSYGRFWTTHISIQFRSFSLSHTFREWINDALMVVFFFVVGLEIKREFVHGELSGWKRASLPIICAWAG; from the coding sequence ATGCTGATCGTTGCCGCCACGGCTGCACTCGTCTGGGCCAACTCATCTGCGGCCGACTCGTATGGAAGATTCTGGACAACGCATATATCCATCCAATTCAGGAGTTTCTCTCTCTCGCATACCTTCCGCGAATGGATTAACGACGCGCTGATGGTGGTCTTTTTCTTTGTCGTTGGCTTGGAAATAAAGCGTGAGTTCGTGCACGGCGAGTTGTCTGGATGGAAGCGAGCCTCGTTGCCGATTATCTGTGCTTGGGCGGGATGA
- a CDS encoding alpha/beta hydrolase-fold protein gives MCAKRGFLVLFVVFAVLSRVASTQEMQLKPGHVREVDLTPGQKQSFAFTLATGDFVQLALNPRGQVLIGRTYDPSGRLFRGATMGPAEGKFNLVANVPGTYRVDIAGKNPRATGTYSIALAKVVTLAARLAPLKPVVESLRIEALRKSLERGEQESLNWFWQEINKTGAPLIEPIAGDRENMAVTFVWKGTPYTHNVLVLWLPYLGVTPDEFFMTRLGDTDVWYKTIKVNRKMRLAYTLATNVGRLRPMSLGFDADAITMAATAARPDSLNPKRYRIDPGNVDAPEYSGQSVLEMPNAPAQPWITPQPGVAGGRVEKRRFKSTTLGNEREIAIYLPPGYTQHAEPYPLIVLFDEEEYLTLVPTPVILDNLISEGRIPPAVALLIGNAPGGRDRELVCNREFSRALVTELLPWAHGLYNFTSDPHLTVVAGSSAGGLAATCSALWHAESFGNVLAQSGAFHRTPPSSSDAIDSSSEPNWVTRQFISSPRKQLRFYLEAGSAEFNATGSPDSILFCTRTLRDVLRAKGYEVLFHEFEGGHDYLSWRGTLADGLIALLGEVESK, from the coding sequence GTGTGCGCTAAACGTGGATTTCTGGTCTTATTCGTTGTCTTCGCCGTTTTGAGTAGAGTCGCCAGTACGCAGGAAATGCAACTTAAGCCAGGCCACGTTCGCGAGGTGGACCTGACCCCGGGTCAAAAGCAATCATTTGCATTCACACTTGCCACTGGCGATTTCGTGCAGCTCGCGTTGAACCCACGTGGGCAGGTACTCATCGGGAGAACGTACGACCCCTCTGGCAGACTCTTCCGCGGCGCCACTATGGGACCGGCAGAAGGGAAATTCAACTTGGTCGCCAATGTTCCGGGAACGTATCGAGTAGACATTGCCGGAAAGAACCCACGCGCAACTGGCACCTATAGCATTGCGCTTGCCAAGGTGGTGACACTTGCCGCCCGACTTGCCCCACTCAAGCCTGTGGTGGAAAGTCTGCGGATCGAAGCTCTGCGTAAATCGCTTGAGCGCGGCGAACAAGAAAGCCTCAACTGGTTCTGGCAGGAGATCAACAAGACTGGCGCACCGCTAATCGAACCTATTGCCGGCGATCGAGAAAACATGGCTGTGACATTTGTATGGAAGGGCACGCCGTATACGCACAATGTTCTTGTGCTTTGGCTTCCCTATCTTGGCGTTACGCCCGATGAATTCTTCATGACACGCTTAGGCGACACGGACGTCTGGTACAAGACCATCAAAGTGAATCGGAAAATGCGCCTTGCATATACGCTGGCCACCAATGTTGGACGCCTGCGTCCGATGTCGCTGGGCTTCGACGCAGATGCCATCACCATGGCGGCGACAGCCGCCAGGCCAGATTCCCTTAACCCCAAGCGCTACCGCATCGACCCTGGGAACGTGGATGCGCCGGAATATAGCGGACAGTCGGTGCTCGAGATGCCCAATGCCCCAGCGCAGCCTTGGATCACCCCCCAGCCTGGGGTTGCCGGAGGACGAGTGGAGAAACGTCGGTTTAAGAGCACAACCCTTGGCAACGAGCGTGAAATCGCCATCTATTTGCCGCCCGGATACACGCAGCATGCGGAACCGTATCCACTGATAGTCTTATTCGATGAGGAGGAATATCTTACTCTGGTTCCCACGCCCGTCATTCTCGATAACCTGATTTCGGAGGGGCGAATACCGCCAGCTGTGGCGCTGTTGATCGGCAACGCGCCGGGCGGCCGTGATCGCGAGTTAGTCTGCAATCGGGAGTTTTCTCGGGCTCTGGTGACCGAACTGCTGCCTTGGGCGCACGGTCTATACAACTTCACCAGCGATCCTCACCTCACTGTAGTGGCCGGATCGAGCGCCGGCGGTCTCGCCGCCACATGCTCGGCTCTGTGGCATGCGGAGAGCTTCGGCAATGTCCTTGCGCAGTCCGGTGCCTTCCATAGAACTCCACCTTCCAGCAGCGATGCCATAGATTCCAGTTCGGAGCCTAACTGGGTCACACGCCAATTCATCTCGAGCCCCAGGAAGCAGCTGCGGTTCTACTTGGAAGCCGGCAGCGCCGAATTCAACGCCACGGGAAGCCCGGACTCCATCCTGTTCTGCACTCGGACGTTGCGAGATGTACTGCGAGCTAAGGGGTACGAAGTCCTTTTCCACGAGTTCGAAGGTGGACACGACTATCTCAGCTGGCGTGGCACCCTGGCCGATGGCCTAATTGCTCTGTTAGGCGAAGTTGAGTCCAAGTGA
- a CDS encoding helix-turn-helix domain-containing protein, whose translation MAKTLGRAIFDLRRELGLNQTEFGMQVGVTAMSVSRWEADSNCPPGECTIAIAKLAKDPESFWYFLSQIGLTKKDIHPHTT comes from the coding sequence GTGGCGAAGACGCTTGGGCGGGCGATCTTCGACCTGCGGCGGGAATTGGGGCTCAATCAGACGGAATTCGGCATGCAAGTTGGGGTGACTGCAATGAGTGTCTCGAGATGGGAAGCGGACTCGAACTGCCCGCCCGGCGAGTGTACAATTGCGATCGCCAAGCTGGCGAAAGACCCGGAATCTTTCTGGTACTTCCTGTCGCAGATTGGCCTAACGAAAAAGGACATACACCCGCACACAACATAG
- a CDS encoding response regulator — translation MHSKVLLILAVEDNEVHGYALKKILENEGFKVALAGSGNSGLRSAELLKPDLVLLDVNLPDMDGFTVCRRLKEMARERKQHLPVVIYTAQDSSVRQDAKACGADCFLTYPVEPQDLVTVIKGTLSRSIKSM, via the coding sequence ATGCATAGCAAGGTACTTCTAATATTAGCCGTCGAGGACAACGAGGTGCACGGGTACGCCTTGAAGAAAATTCTCGAAAATGAAGGCTTCAAGGTAGCTCTGGCTGGTTCCGGCAATTCAGGGTTGAGATCAGCCGAGTTACTTAAGCCCGACCTCGTCCTGCTTGATGTGAACCTGCCCGACATGGACGGGTTCACAGTATGCAGGCGTTTGAAAGAGATGGCGCGCGAGCGAAAGCAGCACCTTCCCGTCGTGATTTATACGGCCCAGGATAGCTCCGTAAGGCAGGATGCGAAGGCCTGCGGCGCTGACTGCTTTTTGACCTATCCTGTGGAACCGCAGGACCTGGTGACGGTGATCAAAGGGACGCTTTCGAGATCCATCAAAAGTATGTGA
- a CDS encoding PAS domain-containing protein gives MQSSEHLGVVIANVDRILDANDAFLKMIRYTREEMEQGLIDWRAITPPNSAAKDEIALEQLRLYGAAVPFEKEYVLRDGTSVPMLMGAIRLSE, from the coding sequence TTGCAAAGCTCCGAACATCTTGGCGTCGTGATCGCCAATGTAGACCGTATTCTCGATGCGAATGATGCGTTTCTGAAGATGATTCGATACACGCGCGAGGAAATGGAACAAGGTTTGATCGATTGGCGTGCCATTACACCTCCCAATTCTGCCGCAAAAGACGAAATAGCGCTGGAGCAACTACGTCTTTATGGAGCTGCAGTCCCATTTGAGAAGGAGTATGTCCTGCGCGACGGTACAAGTGTACCCATGTTGATGGGAGCCATTCGACTCAGCGAGTAG
- a CDS encoding histidine kinase dimerization/phospho-acceptor domain-containing protein, with product MVDFTERKQAEQSELEVRKLQARQGVVNQIAHELNNPLAALMFIVPALRDLPELKGSSDALEMLRNAEQMLERIAALTRAVLAAGSTKSG from the coding sequence GTGGTCGATTTTACGGAACGGAAGCAAGCTGAACAATCCGAACTGGAAGTAAGAAAGCTACAGGCGCGGCAAGGCGTTGTGAACCAGATCGCCCACGAATTGAATAATCCTCTGGCTGCACTCATGTTTATCGTGCCTGCGCTCCGAGACCTTCCAGAACTCAAAGGCAGCTCCGACGCGCTGGAGATGTTGCGGAATGCCGAACAGATGCTGGAACGCATTGCGGCCTTGACGCGAGCCGTGCTCGCCGCTGGTTCGACAAAGAGCGGTTAG
- a CDS encoding PEP-CTERM sorting domain-containing protein (PEP-CTERM proteins occur, often in large numbers, in the proteomes of bacteria that also encode an exosortase, a predicted intramembrane cysteine proteinase. The presence of a PEP-CTERM domain at a protein's C-terminus predicts cleavage within the sorting domain, followed by covalent anchoring to some some component of the (usually Gram-negative) cell surface. Many PEP-CTERM proteins exhibit an unusual sequence composition that includes large numbers of potential glycosylation sites. Expression of one such protein has been shown restore the ability of a bacterium to form floc, a type of biofilm.), with protein MVRFGLNQSSGRIGLFAVALLAVTFGFALSANADIVVVTGVNNQGTDNVLLNPATNVLTVTGTVGANNLLVNFTSTSGSQLLNANPSGQATVSGGTGNDPFYQIMFGLAGGSTFTRSVFNINAGTSGSAVIHVEGININGGFFEDDFTVDANGENFFTVTAINGQLISSIALTAINGATFDDLRQVRLGGGDIAPPRLPEPASLSLLGTGLAALAAAVSRKRKLK; from the coding sequence ATGGTACGATTCGGATTAAACCAATCCTCAGGACGGATCGGCCTTTTCGCAGTGGCCCTGCTAGCCGTGACATTCGGCTTCGCACTGTCCGCGAATGCCGATATCGTCGTGGTTACAGGTGTAAACAATCAGGGGACGGATAACGTTCTCCTAAATCCGGCTACCAACGTCCTGACCGTTACGGGAACCGTTGGCGCTAACAATCTTCTCGTCAATTTCACCTCGACGAGCGGCAGTCAATTGCTCAATGCCAACCCTTCGGGGCAAGCAACGGTCTCGGGCGGCACGGGTAACGATCCGTTCTACCAGATCATGTTTGGTCTTGCGGGGGGAAGTACTTTCACCCGTTCCGTTTTTAACATCAATGCCGGGACAAGCGGGAGCGCCGTTATTCACGTCGAGGGCATCAATATCAATGGCGGCTTCTTCGAGGACGATTTCACCGTCGACGCGAATGGTGAGAACTTCTTCACTGTCACCGCGATCAACGGCCAGCTAATTTCATCGATCGCGCTCACCGCGATCAACGGTGCCACATTCGACGATCTGCGGCAGGTTCGACTTGGCGGCGGAGACATCGCTCCTCCTAGACTTCCTGAACCGGCCTCTTTGTCGCTGCTCGGCACTGGTCTCGCGGCACTCGCGGCCGCAGTGTCACGAAAACGCAAACTGAAATAA